One region of Purpureocillium takamizusanense chromosome 4, complete sequence genomic DNA includes:
- the DED1_1 gene encoding RNA helicase (EggNog:ENOG503NUJV~COG:A): MADQLNMGGLNLGPEGQGPGQQRSYIPPHMRNRPGPPPGPPAGPPAGVPAGVPAGPPTGPPMNGTPAPNGAPNGAPNGLGNSSWAANQGYGGRQGGGNWSNGPDGPPPLQGGNRRGGGWGGRGGYSGGGGGGYEGHGSSNRGSGDGQWRDGKHVPGPANPRVERELFGTPDDPSKQHTGINFEKYDDIPVEASGHDVPDPVNQFTTPPLDEHLCRNIELAHYKVPTPVQKYSIPIVMGGRDLMACAQTGSGKTGGFLFPILSQAFLNGPSAVPAGAAGQFGRQRKAYPTSLILAPTRELVSQIYDESRKFAYRSWVRPCVVYGGADIGSQLRQIERGCDLLVATPGRLVDLIERGRISLCNIKYLVLDEADRMLDMGFEPQIRRIVEGEDMPMVANRQTLMFSATFPRDIQMLARDFLKDYIFLSVGRVGSTSENITQKVEFVEDIDKRSVLLDILHSHAGGLTLIFVETKRMADSLSDFLINQSFPATSIHGDRTQRERERALEFFRNGRCPIMVATAVAARGLDIPNVTHVINYDLPTDIDDYVHRIGRTGRAGNTGIATAFFNRGNRGVVRELMELLKEANQEVPPFLEAIARESSFGGGGGRGGRSRGGGGRGGNANRDFRKFGGGGGGGGFGGGFGGAPQSAGYGGGGGGFGGPQGGSGYSGGGGGYGGGGYGGGGYGNPGGAGAQSWW; the protein is encoded by the exons ATGGCGGATCAACTCAACATGGGCGGCCTCAACCTCGGCCCCGAGGGCCAGGGCCCTGGCCAGCAGCGATCGTACATTCCGCCTCATATGCGCAACCGTCCTGGACCTCCTCCTGGCCCCCCCGCTGGCCCTCCTGCCGGTGTTCCCGCCGGCGTTCCCGCCGGCCCTCCCACCGGTCCTCCCATGAACGGCACTCCCGCTCCCAACGGCGCTCCCAACGGAGCCCCTAACGGACTCGGTAACAGCTCATGGGCTGCCAA CCAGGGCTATGGTGGCCGCCAAGGCGGTGGCAACTGGAGCAACGGTCCCGACggaccccctcccctgcagggcggcaaccgtcgcggcggcggctggggtgGTCGTGGAGGCTactctggcggcggcggcggcggctatgAGGGCCATGGCAGCTCTAACCGTGGCTCCGGCGACGGACAGTGGCGCGACGGCAAGCACGTTCCTGGCCCGGCTAACCCCCGTGTCGAGCGCGAGCTCTTCGGCACTCCGGACGACCCCTCCAAGCAACACACCGGCATCAACTTCGAGAAGTACGATGATATCCCCGTTGAGGCTTCTGGCCACGACGTCCCCGACCCCGTCAACCAGTTCACCACGCCCCCCTTGGATGAGCACCTTTGCCGCAACATCGAGCTGGCCCACTACAAGGTCCCCACCCCCGTCCAGAAGTACTCCATCCCCATCGTGATGGGCGGCCGAGACCTCATGGCCTGTGCCCAGACTGGTTCTGGCAAGACTGGTGGCTTCCTCTTCCCCATCCTCTCTCAGGCCTTCCTCAACGGTCCTTCTGCTGTCCcggccggcgctgctggccagtTCGGTCGCCAGCGCAAGGCCTACCCCACCTCTCTGATCCTGGCTCCCACTCGTGAGCTGGTTTCTCAGATCTACGACGAGTCCCGCAAGTTTGCCTACCGCTCTTGGGTTCGCCCTTGCGTCGTCTACGGTGGTGCCGATATTGGCTCCCAGCTTCGTCAGATCGAGCGCGGTTGCGATCTTCTTGTTGCCACCCCCGGCCGATTGGTGGACCTCATAGAGCGAGGCCGCATCTCCCTGTGCAACATCAAGTAcctggtcctcgacgaggctgacCGCATGCTTGACATGGGTTTCGAGCCCCAGATCCGCCGCATTGTCGAGGGTGAGGACATGCCCATGGTCGCCAACCGCCAGACTCTCATGTTTTCGGCCACCTTCCCCCGCGACATCCAgatgctcgcccgcgactTCCTCAAGGACTATATCTTCCTTTCCGTGGGCCGCGTTGGCTCGACCTCGGAGAACATTACGCAGAAGGTTGAGTTTGTCGAGGACATCGACAAGCGCTCTGTCCTGCTCGACATCCTCCACTCTCACGCTGGCGGCCTGACGCTCATCTTCGTCGAGACCAAGCGCATGGCTGATTCGCTCTCCGACTTCCTCATCAACCAGAGCTTCCCTGCCACGTCCATTCACGGAGATCGCACACAGCGTGAGCGTGAGCGCGCCCTGGAGTTCTTCCGCAACGGCCGCTGCCCCATCATGGTCGCgactgccgttgccgcccgtGGTCTTGATATCCCCAACGTCACCCACGTCATCAACTATGACCTCCCCACCGACATTGACGACTACGTCCACCGCATTGGTCGTACTGGTCGTGCAGGCAACACGGGTATCGCAACCGCCTTCTTCAACCGCGGAAATCGGGGCGTCGTTCGCGAGCTTATGGAGCTGCTGAAGGAAGCCAATCAGGAGGTCCCGCCCTTCCTCGAGGCTATCGCCCGCGAGTCTTCTtttggcggtggtggtggccgtggtggccgctcccgcggcggcggcggtcgtggcgGCAATGCCAACCGCGATTTCCGCaagtttggcggcggcggcggcggcggcggtttcGGTGGtggctttggcggcgcgccccaGAGCGCTGGCtatggcggtggtggcggtggttTCGGCGGTCCTCAGGGAGGCTCCGGCtacagcggcggcggcggtggctacGGAGGTGGtggctacggcggcggcggctacggcaaccctggcggcgccggtgcccAGTCCTGGTGGTAA